The Deltaproteobacteria bacterium genome contains a region encoding:
- a CDS encoding hydantoinase B/oxoprolinase family protein produces MASRPGAHLASPPGAARRRRGLDPITAEIIRGAMETIAYEMATHVSLTATTPILNQSNERNATVLDGSGALAALSVGIPQFMLSSTLPVRFALEFFGRDGLYDGDVLVANDPYHGGGHLPDYNVFAPVFHRGELVLIASIQCHHADTGGGMPGGYNADAPDIWAEGVRFPALKLYERGVERRDLTYFMRVNNRTPTFLGDLRAQVGAAQLGVRRLKKVLARHGTATVRRAVEEMIELAARRFREEVRRWPDGVYASDVYVDHDPKGNPDIHLRCTVTVAGDRLKIDFTGSDARPEIQAYSSFGNTRGYVVAQLASMMDPTIPKNEGFFRSIELVVPEGCCLNPPPGRSVAAGTHHPGTEVGEAIAKALEPVIPDRCCPQIYKIGMPTVIFGTDPRTGRLFIDNSADTIAAHCNAVRGRDGWGSMNVSFGNLIRATAEINESIFPQRQLARDYETDSGGAGEFRGGLGTLYRKQLTAPATVYTYVVGRKYPMPGIAGGKPGAPNRLELKVGGAREEAGNTTRLVRHEAGEAIAYHYGGGGGWGDPLDRDPARVLDDVLDEYVSPRSAREDYGVVLTGSLEGVDLAVDVQATARRRAGMRRRRKEAPRWQETRTAR; encoded by the coding sequence ATGGCGAGCCGTCCGGGAGCACACCTCGCGAGCCCGCCCGGCGCGGCGCGCCGGCGCCGTGGGCTCGACCCCATCACCGCCGAGATCATCCGCGGCGCCATGGAGACGATCGCCTACGAGATGGCGACCCACGTGAGTCTCACCGCGACGACGCCGATCCTGAACCAGTCGAACGAGCGCAACGCGACCGTCCTGGATGGCTCGGGCGCGCTCGCGGCGCTCAGCGTCGGCATCCCGCAGTTCATGCTCTCCTCCACCCTCCCCGTCCGCTTCGCGCTCGAGTTCTTCGGGCGAGACGGCCTCTACGACGGCGACGTGCTGGTCGCCAACGACCCCTACCACGGGGGCGGCCACCTCCCCGACTACAACGTCTTTGCGCCCGTCTTCCACCGCGGCGAGCTGGTGCTGATCGCCTCCATCCAGTGCCACCACGCGGACACCGGCGGCGGCATGCCGGGCGGCTACAACGCCGACGCGCCCGACATCTGGGCGGAGGGTGTGCGCTTCCCGGCGCTCAAGCTCTACGAGCGCGGGGTCGAGCGGCGGGACCTCACCTACTTCATGCGGGTGAACAACCGCACGCCCACCTTCCTCGGCGACCTCCGCGCGCAGGTGGGCGCGGCGCAGCTCGGCGTCAGGCGCTTGAAGAAGGTGCTCGCGCGCCATGGGACGGCCACCGTCCGGCGTGCGGTCGAGGAGATGATCGAGCTCGCGGCCCGCCGCTTCCGCGAGGAGGTCCGCCGCTGGCCCGACGGGGTCTACGCGTCGGACGTCTACGTCGACCACGATCCGAAGGGGAACCCGGACATCCACCTTCGCTGCACGGTAACGGTCGCCGGCGACCGCTTGAAGATCGACTTCACCGGCTCCGACGCGCGCCCCGAGATCCAGGCCTACTCGTCCTTCGGCAACACGCGCGGCTACGTCGTGGCGCAGCTCGCCTCGATGATGGACCCCACGATTCCCAAGAACGAGGGCTTCTTCCGCTCGATCGAGCTGGTGGTGCCTGAGGGCTGCTGTCTCAACCCGCCGCCTGGGCGCTCGGTGGCCGCGGGGACACATCACCCGGGCACGGAGGTCGGCGAGGCGATCGCCAAGGCGCTCGAGCCGGTCATCCCCGACCGCTGCTGCCCGCAGATCTACAAGATCGGCATGCCGACCGTGATCTTCGGCACCGATCCGCGCACCGGCCGCCTCTTCATCGACAACTCCGCCGACACGATCGCCGCCCACTGCAACGCCGTCCGGGGCCGGGATGGCTGGGGCTCGATGAACGTGAGCTTCGGGAACCTGATCCGCGCCACGGCCGAGATCAACGAGAGCATCTTCCCGCAGCGCCAGCTCGCGCGCGACTACGAGACGGACAGCGGCGGGGCGGGCGAGTTCCGCGGGGGGCTCGGGACGCTCTACCGGAAGCAGCTGACCGCGCCGGCCACCGTCTACACCTACGTCGTCGGCCGCAAATACCCGATGCCGGGCATCGCAGGCGGCAAGCCGGGCGCGCCGAACCGGCTCGAGCTGAAAGTCGGCGGCGCGCGGGAGGAGGCGGGGAACACGACCCGCCTCGTGCGGCACGAGGCGGGCGAGGCGATCGCCTACCACTACGGCGGCGGCGGGGGCTGGGGCGACCCGCTCGACCGCGATCCGGCGCGGGTGCTCGACGACGTCCTCGACGAGTACGTCTCGCCGCGCAGCGCGCGCGAGGACTACGGCGTCGTGCTGACCGGCTCGCTCGAGGGCGTCGACCTCGCGGTCGACGTGCAGGCGACGGCGCGACGGCGCGCCGGGATGCGGCGCCGCCGGAAGGAGGCTCCACGATGGCAGGAGACGCGAACGGCACGGTGA